In Acidobacteriota bacterium, the genomic stretch ACGCCCTGCTTCCGGTCGACTTCCCCGACTTCAACCTCCTTCTCGCCCGCACCGCCCGCCGCCGCGGCGTCCCGGTGGTCTACTTCGTCAGCCCGCAGGTCTGGGCCTGGCGGCGGGGCCGCGTCCGCACGATCCGAGAGCGCGTCGACCGGATGATCGTCCTCTTCCGCTTCGAGGAGGCGTTCTACCGCGAGCACGGCGTTCCGGTGACCTTCGCCGGCCACCCGCTCGCCGAGATCACCGGGCGGCCGGTGCCGGCGGCGGAGGCACGCCGCCGGCTCGGCTGGCCGCCCGACGCGCCGGTCTTCGGCCTGCTCCCCGGCTCGCGGCCGGCGGAGATCGCCCGCCATC encodes the following:
- a CDS encoding lipid-A-disaccharide synthase; its protein translation is MRRVLVVSGEPSGERHAAGLVEAARRLDAGLSFAGVGGPRLAAAGCELLHDAAELSVVGITEVVRRLPALRRVMADLSRRIASGRYDALLPVDFPDFNLLLARTARRRGVPVVYFVSPQVWAWRRGRVRTIRERVDRMIVLFRFEEAFYREHGVPVTFAGHPLAEITGRPVPAAEARRRLGWPPDAPVFGLLPGSRPAEIARH